Proteins encoded in a region of the Atopobium sp. oral taxon 416 genome:
- the trxA gene encoding thioredoxin, with product MEYQFTKDNFKSEVLDSKEPVLVDFYADWCGPCRAMMPIVEEIANDYDGKLKVGKVNSDEQQELAAQFKVMSIPSFFIIKNGKVVDQMVGGMPKAQLEQHIKAQL from the coding sequence ATGGAGTATCAATTCACAAAAGACAACTTTAAGTCTGAGGTACTCGACAGCAAAGAGCCCGTCCTTGTAGATTTCTACGCTGATTGGTGCGGCCCCTGCCGTGCAATGATGCCGATCGTCGAAGAGATCGCTAATGACTACGATGGCAAACTCAAGGTCGGCAAAGTCAACTCCGATGAGCAGCAGGAGCTTGCGGCTCAGTTCAAAGTCATGAGCATCCCGAGCTTCTTCATTATCAAGAACGGCAAAGTCGTCGACCAGATGGTCGGTGGCATGCCAAAGGCACAGCTCGAGCAGCACATCAAGGCGCAGCTCTGA
- a CDS encoding MurR/RpiR family transcriptional regulator, with amino-acid sequence MPETASRFTSAELSVLRYIQDHGKDAADLSARELANAAGCSAATVIRLSRKLGYSGYAEYRFALKRQRHPAVSAFDMPKRDTPAEIAAVSHLNQAKEIERTADLFAERDTIILVGGGLTHTALEYLHHYLFSASCPTICMPNDELSLDAISSASPDAIVLCASVSGTGSTLDLAREAHNRGLFVIGITSSLTSDLITFCDIHLLATSAPRANPRIASRLGIIAVTDEIARTYTHRHLHGQVIAKEAHV; translated from the coding sequence ATGCCGGAAACAGCATCCAGGTTCACTTCAGCAGAGCTTTCTGTCCTTCGCTATATCCAAGACCATGGCAAGGACGCTGCCGACCTCAGCGCACGAGAGCTGGCAAATGCAGCAGGCTGTTCTGCTGCAACTGTGATCAGGCTCTCCCGCAAGCTCGGCTATTCTGGCTACGCTGAATACCGTTTCGCTCTCAAACGGCAGAGGCATCCGGCAGTCTCTGCATTCGATATGCCCAAGCGTGACACCCCCGCAGAGATTGCCGCAGTATCCCATCTTAACCAAGCCAAGGAGATAGAACGCACTGCTGATCTCTTCGCAGAACGCGATACCATCATCCTTGTCGGAGGCGGCCTTACGCATACTGCGCTTGAATACCTTCATCACTATCTCTTCTCGGCGTCCTGCCCGACTATTTGCATGCCAAACGATGAGCTCTCGCTCGATGCTATCTCGAGCGCATCGCCAGACGCTATCGTGCTCTGCGCCAGCGTTTCGGGCACAGGGTCAACGCTCGACCTTGCTCGAGAGGCGCACAATCGTGGCCTCTTTGTTATTGGCATCACCAGCTCACTCACGAGCGATCTCATCACGTTCTGCGATATCCATCTTCTGGCAACGAGCGCACCAAGGGCCAATCCCCGCATCGCCTCGCGTCTGGGCATCATTGCAGTCACAGACGAAATTGCTCGCACCTATACCCACCGCCATCTCCACGGGCAGGTAATAGCCAAGGAGGCACACGTATGA
- a CDS encoding IS30 family transposase, producing MLPKRRADERRRRCRAKRRLSDPALTQKVRLLIMDRHWSLEEIDDISGSRVAAGAPLSLSTIYREVHAGALELPGSGPEGKVRRRLHRKGPKTRGKIRILRTVDERPKQADARSRLIEWADDTLVAAGPMCLLVLADRAVRLLAAERATTTAGASLRPRSGCCRDVPLRRSLPDRGKQFAGHADVTKALGGVQFYFCDPHHLWQKLTVKNTNGLLREFFP from the coding sequence GTGCTGCCCAAAAGGAGGGCGGATGAGCGCCGCAGGAGATGCAGGGCGAAAAGGCGGCTTTCAGACCCTGCGCTTACGCAGAAGGTGCGCTTACTCATCATGGACAGACACTGGTCCCTGGAGGAGATAGACGACATCTCAGGCTCGAGGGTGGCGGCAGGTGCACCGTTGAGCCTCTCGACGATCTACCGGGAGGTCCATGCAGGCGCCCTCGAGCTGCCGGGATCCGGCCCCGAAGGCAAGGTGCGGCGCCGCCTGCACAGGAAGGGGCCTAAGACGAGGGGCAAGATCAGGATCTTACGCACCGTGGATGAGAGGCCAAAGCAGGCCGATGCGAGGTCTCGCCTCATCGAGTGGGCAGACGACACACTCGTGGCAGCAGGACCCATGTGCCTGCTCGTGCTTGCCGACAGGGCAGTGAGGCTGCTTGCCGCGGAAAGAGCCACCACGACAGCGGGAGCGTCTCTAAGGCCGAGGTCGGGCTGCTGCAGGGACGTCCCCTTAAGACGCTCACTTCCGGATAGGGGCAAGCAGTTCGCAGGGCATGCAGATGTCACAAAGGCCTTGGGAGGCGTGCAGTTCTACTTCTGCGACCCTCACCATCTATGGCAGAAGCTAACAGTTAAGAACACCAATGGGCTCCTGCGGGAGTTCTTCCCCTAA
- a CDS encoding MurR/RpiR family transcriptional regulator, which produces MIEAFRDDILSTLTQGELDFLYFTELHLNDIASWSIEEAAAASYTSAAVIERACRKLRLSGYAELRFLVRNELRERSVSVQEDVSDYSARTAQDALLRETKLTFQESLLSLLPKAVAAIWQAHSLVLFGRGLSEFPAEYLSDYLTRIGKSCRRYLDPPFVYRDVAGFTDKDAIVIFSSGGRTIPVVKAAAIAKKNKATTIVVCSDQESPLWKMASIALYAASDQLSISQIDLNSRFTEFAVADALVDELLREKVNTASSKDS; this is translated from the coding sequence ATGATCGAGGCATTCCGCGATGACATCTTGTCAACGCTCACACAGGGAGAGCTTGACTTCCTCTATTTCACAGAGCTGCACCTGAACGACATCGCCAGCTGGAGCATTGAGGAAGCTGCTGCTGCAAGCTATACCTCCGCCGCGGTCATCGAACGTGCCTGCAGGAAGCTCCGCCTCTCGGGCTATGCCGAGCTGCGCTTCCTTGTCAGAAATGAACTCAGGGAACGCAGTGTCTCAGTACAGGAAGATGTTTCCGATTACAGCGCCAGAACAGCACAAGATGCTCTCCTCCGCGAGACGAAGCTCACATTCCAAGAGTCGTTACTATCTCTTCTTCCGAAAGCTGTAGCAGCTATCTGGCAGGCACACAGCCTCGTGCTCTTCGGAAGAGGACTGTCAGAGTTCCCTGCAGAATATCTCTCCGATTACCTAACGCGCATCGGTAAATCCTGTCGTCGCTATTTGGATCCACCTTTCGTCTACCGCGATGTCGCCGGCTTCACAGACAAGGATGCTATTGTCATCTTCTCCTCTGGAGGCAGGACCATTCCTGTAGTGAAAGCCGCAGCCATTGCAAAGAAGAACAAGGCCACCACCATTGTCGTCTGCTCGGATCAGGAAAGCCCTCTCTGGAAGATGGCAAGCATCGCTCTCTATGCAGCATCAGATCAGCTCAGCATCAGCCAGATAGACCTCAATTCCCGCTTCACAGAGTTTGCCGTAGCCGATGCACTTGTCGACGAGCTGCTTCGAGAGAAAGTTAACACTGCCTCTTCTAAAGACAGCTGA
- a CDS encoding B12-binding domain-containing radical SAM protein, with product MNVTFITSAPFFRRLPAYRWGADVYGHPDTITGPLILGGIVKKAGHDVEAYEELNGSFDYDRLIRRTDVLCLYTMTSNAPRAYEIADRFKREGHARIIIGGLHASALPEEALQHADQVMIGEGENSILDCVEGRNTDKIVHAKPVCNLDEVPFPDYSILKTPCEAADVLTSRGCPFRCSFCTTTRMFHPYRQRSIDSVIAEIRHYKEMGFEYMNFQDDNFTANKERAKEICKRMVDEGLVFKQTFFFGRTDIANYPDLLDALAAAHCTRILIGIESLNQDALNDINKHQTIDDIERAGKACRDHGIELIASIVLGIDEDGIDDLKRSTDFAKSIDAYQLQPAVLTPFPGTPVYDRFKKEGRMILDGSEHQVSDWEAFDMMNATFQPKKMSPWGLQSAFCTMARRFYTRRSAIHIGVLYGSEYGWRRWGLALMAQWGTIATQLAGVIGKGSTYWRVKHAPWMFENDPENVAARAKRPTLLGKMKDTAIEVSKDLQPETMRENIQRTSKRVEHDLWVARRRRETQRKEAQRPDPYANVPKRSMPSENSLIPLKILGVTEVALPILLVGHLIRKHAE from the coding sequence ATGAATGTGACATTCATTACATCGGCGCCATTCTTCAGGCGTTTGCCGGCTTATCGTTGGGGTGCTGACGTCTATGGTCACCCCGATACCATCACGGGGCCGCTGATCTTAGGCGGCATCGTGAAAAAGGCCGGGCACGACGTTGAGGCCTATGAGGAGCTCAACGGTTCCTTTGACTACGACCGTCTGATCAGACGCACTGACGTGCTGTGCCTGTATACGATGACGAGCAATGCGCCGCGCGCCTATGAGATCGCGGATCGTTTCAAGCGCGAGGGCCATGCCCGTATCATTATAGGTGGCCTCCATGCCTCTGCGCTCCCAGAGGAAGCTCTGCAGCACGCCGATCAGGTTATGATCGGCGAGGGCGAGAACTCAATTCTCGACTGCGTTGAGGGCCGCAACACTGACAAGATTGTCCATGCCAAGCCGGTCTGCAACCTCGATGAGGTCCCCTTCCCGGATTACTCAATCCTCAAGACCCCCTGCGAGGCAGCAGATGTCCTGACGTCCCGTGGCTGCCCCTTCAGATGCAGCTTCTGCACCACGACCCGCATGTTTCATCCCTATCGTCAACGCAGCATCGACAGCGTCATCGCCGAAATCCGTCACTACAAGGAGATGGGTTTCGAGTACATGAACTTCCAGGATGACAATTTTACCGCCAACAAGGAGCGTGCGAAGGAGATCTGCAAGCGGATGGTCGACGAAGGTTTGGTCTTCAAACAGACCTTCTTCTTCGGCCGTACCGATATCGCAAACTATCCGGATCTGCTTGACGCCCTGGCGGCAGCACACTGCACGCGTATTCTGATCGGCATCGAGTCCCTCAACCAGGATGCCTTAAACGATATCAACAAGCACCAGACAATCGACGATATCGAGCGTGCGGGCAAAGCCTGCCGCGACCACGGTATCGAGCTCATCGCCTCCATCGTGTTGGGTATCGATGAGGACGGTATTGACGACCTGAAGCGGTCCACTGACTTCGCTAAGAGCATCGACGCCTACCAGCTGCAACCGGCGGTGCTCACCCCGTTCCCGGGAACACCGGTCTACGATAGGTTCAAGAAAGAGGGCCGTATGATCCTGGATGGCTCAGAGCACCAGGTGAGCGATTGGGAAGCCTTCGATATGATGAATGCCACCTTCCAGCCGAAGAAGATGAGCCCCTGGGGGTTGCAGTCTGCGTTCTGCACAATGGCACGACGGTTCTACACCCGCCGGTCTGCAATCCACATCGGCGTGCTCTATGGCTCCGAATACGGTTGGAGAAGATGGGGTCTGGCACTGATGGCGCAGTGGGGCACCATAGCTACCCAGCTTGCTGGCGTAATCGGCAAAGGCTCGACCTACTGGAGAGTCAAGCACGCACCTTGGATGTTTGAGAACGATCCGGAGAATGTTGCCGCACGGGCTAAGCGGCCTACACTGCTCGGTAAGATGAAGGATACGGCGATTGAGGTTAGCAAAGATCTGCAGCCTGAGACCATGCGTGAGAACATCCAAAGGACCTCAAAGCGAGTGGAGCACGATCTGTGGGTGGCCCGCAGGAGAAGAGAGACACAGCGTAAAGAGGCACAGCGCCCGGATCCGTATGCCAATGTGCCGAAGCGATCGATGCCTTCTGAGAATTCACTGATCCCGCTGAAGATTTTGGGAGTCACCGAGGTGGCGCTTCCGATTCTACTGGTCGGACACCTGATCCGTAAGCATGCTGAGTAG
- a CDS encoding transposase: MPRPLYQAQQGQGRRHDAAMARKAAIEQIRSLIVSASDSALAGRYQDLDVAIGAILEEVAPLLLEEKCVSSQGAVQLMIRVGDNPERLKQRVVVLLCGVAARPVSSGLTTLHRLNRGAGRAANSAIHIAAPGRLRTDDRTRA, translated from the coding sequence GTGCCCCGACCGCTTTATCAGGCGCAGCAGGGGCAAGGACGACGCCACGACGCCGCGATGGCGCGCAAGGCCGCGATCGAGCAGATCCGCTCCCTGATCGTCTCGGCCTCCGACTCCGCGCTCGCCGGTCGCTACCAGGACCTCGACGTGGCCATCGGGGCCATCCTCGAGGAGGTGGCGCCACTCCTGCTCGAGGAGAAGTGTGTCAGCTCGCAGGGCGCTGTCCAGCTGATGATCAGAGTGGGGGACAATCCGGAGAGGCTCAAGCAGCGAGTCGTCGTTCTGCTGTGCGGGGTGGCAGCGCGTCCTGTGTCGTCGGGGCTCACGACACTCCACAGGCTCAACAGGGGCGCTGGCAGGGCAGCGAACAGCGCGATACACATCGCTGCACCAGGAAGGCTGAGGACGGACGACAGGACTCGCGCTTAG
- a CDS encoding PTS transporter subunit EIIC: MGEKKQKGSVMNYLSKLGQSLMLPIAALSAVGLLLGIMSALTKDAVIAAVPAFAPTAPVGFVFATIKSVANAVYAQIPVLFAICLALGLARKDKEIAAFAGFVGYYTFIAAGAAMVKSGLFDFSSLDTATVLGVEGAPNMSAFGGILVGCLTAALHDRFIDTKLPVAISFYGGKRSVAIVVFVAMLILGILSPFIWLPLSIAIMALGTAIASLGNFGVFLFGLAERGLIPTGLHHIINQLFRTTSIGGVLNGTEGCLNIFYQYVDTMGTAALSDYTRYLAEGKFAFMLFGLPAAALAIYRSTPENKRDGVKALVVAGAVTAFVSGITEPLEFSFLFVAPVLYAFHSVMAGLSFMLTHMLGVSIGGTGGGIIDFVIWGVLQPGSRWYMVIPLGIAYFFIYYFVFYTYLTSHHIVIDAPDDSAEVTEKAEIAEGTMTPQLTYIIEGLGGVDNIVNINNCITRLRVDVKDMSLIDEDMLKKSGSMGVKKMSDTHIHVIYGPAVENIATQLHSVLKM, encoded by the coding sequence ATGGGAGAGAAGAAACAGAAGGGTAGTGTGATGAACTACCTTTCGAAGCTGGGCCAGAGTCTGATGCTGCCGATAGCAGCGCTCTCGGCTGTAGGCCTGCTTCTGGGCATCATGAGTGCTCTCACGAAGGATGCAGTCATCGCTGCTGTGCCGGCGTTTGCGCCGACAGCACCGGTCGGATTTGTCTTTGCCACCATCAAGTCGGTTGCAAACGCAGTCTATGCACAGATTCCTGTGCTGTTTGCCATCTGCCTTGCTCTTGGTCTCGCCAGGAAGGACAAGGAGATTGCTGCCTTCGCTGGCTTTGTGGGCTACTACACGTTCATTGCTGCTGGCGCTGCAATGGTCAAGAGCGGTCTCTTCGACTTCAGCTCTCTTGATACAGCTACGGTCCTCGGAGTCGAAGGCGCACCGAATATGTCAGCCTTCGGCGGCATTCTCGTTGGCTGCCTGACAGCTGCTCTGCATGACCGCTTCATTGATACGAAGCTCCCTGTTGCCATCTCCTTCTACGGTGGCAAGCGCTCTGTCGCAATCGTCGTGTTTGTTGCAATGCTTATTCTCGGCATTCTCTCGCCGTTCATCTGGCTGCCGCTCTCGATTGCCATCATGGCTCTCGGTACGGCTATCGCGAGCCTCGGCAACTTCGGCGTCTTCCTCTTTGGCCTGGCTGAGCGTGGTCTCATCCCGACCGGCCTGCACCACATCATCAACCAGCTCTTCCGTACGACTTCCATCGGCGGTGTGCTCAATGGTACCGAGGGCTGCCTCAACATCTTCTACCAGTATGTCGACACCATGGGCACTGCTGCGCTGTCTGATTACACCCGCTATCTTGCAGAAGGCAAGTTTGCATTCATGCTCTTCGGTCTCCCCGCTGCAGCTCTTGCCATCTATCGTTCTACGCCCGAGAACAAGCGCGACGGCGTAAAGGCTCTCGTTGTCGCCGGTGCCGTGACGGCATTCGTCTCCGGTATCACCGAGCCGCTTGAGTTCTCGTTCCTCTTCGTGGCACCTGTGCTCTATGCCTTCCACTCTGTGATGGCTGGCCTTTCCTTCATGCTCACGCATATGCTGGGCGTCTCTATCGGCGGTACGGGCGGCGGCATCATTGACTTTGTCATCTGGGGTGTCCTGCAGCCGGGTTCCCGCTGGTACATGGTTATCCCTCTGGGCATTGCCTACTTCTTCATCTACTACTTCGTGTTCTACACGTACCTCACGTCTCATCACATCGTGATCGATGCACCGGATGACTCTGCTGAGGTCACCGAGAAGGCAGAGATTGCTGAGGGAACCATGACGCCGCAGCTGACCTACATCATCGAAGGCCTTGGCGGCGTAGACAATATCGTCAACATCAACAACTGCATCACGCGTCTTCGCGTCGATGTGAAGGACATGTCCCTGATTGACGAAGACATGCTCAAGAAGTCGGGTTCCATGGGCGTCAAGAAGATGTCTGATACCCATATCCATGTCATCTATGGTCCGGCAGTCGAGAACATCGCAACGCAGCTTCATAGCGTGCTCAAGATGTAA
- a CDS encoding integrase core domain-containing protein, producing the protein MRLSVGRTGSCHDNALAESLFATLKNEWYYHKRLLDASTTKHKAHEFNRVVLQPLPPA; encoded by the coding sequence GTGAGGCTCTCCGTGGGGAGAACCGGAAGCTGCCACGACAATGCGCTCGCCGAATCGCTTTTCGCCACGCTCAAGAACGAATGGTACTACCATAAGCGCCTCTTAGATGCATCCACGACCAAGCACAAGGCACACGAGTTTAATCGAGTCGTACTACAACCGCTTCCGCCCGCATAA
- a CDS encoding M20/M25/M40 family metallo-hydrolase, translating to MHHLGRCALSAAHNARRCREDRRAGHHNCTTAEKQALGVKGNYTVTSDRSAIPSHTDTPLRAAVKEATKKVTGKPADLTIFTGYNDSAVAAGKTGNINCASYGPGSLEIAHRPNEFVPLKDIERVHAVFRELLLTQGWNA from the coding sequence GTGCACCACCTGGGTCGATGTGCACTTAGTGCCGCCCACAACGCCCGTCGATGCAGAGAAGATCGTAGAGCAGGGCATCACAACTGTACAACTGCAGAGAAGCAGGCCCTCGGCGTGAAGGGAAACTACACTGTGACCAGCGATCGGTCGGCAATCCCCTCACACACTGACACTCCCCTGCGTGCGGCAGTCAAAGAGGCCACTAAGAAGGTAACTGGCAAACCGGCAGACCTCACGATCTTTACCGGTTATAACGACTCCGCAGTTGCGGCAGGAAAGACCGGCAACATCAACTGCGCCTCCTACGGGCCAGGCAGCCTGGAGATCGCTCACAGGCCGAATGAGTTCGTGCCGTTAAAGGATATCGAGCGGGTACATGCAGTATTCCGCGAGTTGCTACTCACCCAGGGTTGGAATGCTTAG
- a CDS encoding helix-turn-helix domain-containing protein: MSSLQERDCIATLHAEGRSIAYIAAEIGKDSCSVCHKLKRNARHGRFRACAAQKEGG; encoded by the coding sequence ATCTCAAGCCTACAGGAGAGGGACTGCATAGCCACGCTGCATGCAGAGGGAAGATCAATTGCCTATATCGCGGCAGAGATCGGCAAGGACAGCTGCAGCGTCTGCCACAAGCTCAAGAGAAACGCACGCCACGGCCGCTTTAGGGCATGTGCTGCCCAAAAGGAGGGCGGATGA
- a CDS encoding aldo/keto reductase, with amino-acid sequence MGINHRFPRESNPQALHCRNPQSSQRPPRAVSHSNGQHMRYKGCMWYAKIDVVELRYSMADRGTESIMKWAHERGLTTLTYGTLGGGISTGAFRTLPHFDEKDICYTFYTAFKEPLFSKVQKLLWDMDSITERHERPVSQATLAWTMQKELVTTALVECSSSKRVKGNCTTVTLEMTADKITFLDSSIERNLA; translated from the coding sequence TTGGGAATTAATCATCGCTTCCCTAGGGAATCGAATCCGCAGGCACTTCATTGTCGAAACCCCCAAAGCTCGCAGAGGCCCCCAAGGGCTGTCTCTCACAGTAATGGGCAGCACATGCGCTACAAGGGATGCATGTGGTACGCAAAGATCGATGTGGTGGAACTCAGGTATTCCATGGCGGACAGAGGCACCGAGTCCATCATGAAGTGGGCACATGAGAGAGGCCTTACAACCTTGACCTATGGAACGCTTGGCGGCGGCATCTCCACCGGTGCCTTCAGGACCCTTCCGCACTTCGATGAGAAGGATATCTGCTACACGTTCTATACCGCCTTCAAGGAGCCCCTGTTCTCGAAGGTGCAAAAGCTGCTCTGGGATATGGATTCCATTACGGAAAGGCATGAGCGTCCAGTCTCTCAGGCGACGCTTGCTTGGACCATGCAGAAGGAACTTGTGACTACAGCACTTGTAGAATGCTCTTCGTCCAAGAGGGTCAAGGGGAACTGTACCACTGTTACGCTCGAGATGACAGCAGACAAGATAACATTCCTAGATAGCTCTATCGAACGCAATCTGGCATAG
- a CDS encoding 6-phospho-alpha-glucosidase yields the protein MAEKRYNVCIVGGGSTYTPGFLKSFVRLQKDFPLAKLVLFDINGPRQEPVGKFGEILFREMYPNAEISYTTDEKTAYTDMDFIFMQMRSGGLEGRRSDEHTCFDHGIIGQETVGAGGMAYGMRSIGDMIHAIHAIRQYSPIAWCLNYSNPAAIVAEALRREFPEDKRILNICDQPENVVRSTSRLLDVDWNDLEPVYFGLNHYGWFTHMYYKPTGEDLMPKIRKLVHEKGFLPQDAEQRDPSWLETYGNVQMMMEDYPEFLPNTYDQYYLYPLYKFQHLNEERMAAGNKTRADEVIEGREKRAFGECHRCIDAGTTKGIVDIHSDAHAEMMIEVASAIAHNSGRRYIIITENNGLINNMQDDAMVEVVAELTANGPRPMGVGNIPQFYLGLLVQQVSCEKLLVDAYFEHSYQKALEAMTLNRLVNDTKKAHEILDILIEENKDYWPELK from the coding sequence ATGGCAGAGAAGCGTTACAACGTGTGCATCGTCGGCGGTGGCAGCACCTATACGCCGGGCTTCCTCAAGAGCTTCGTGAGGCTCCAGAAAGATTTCCCGCTCGCAAAGCTCGTCCTCTTCGATATCAATGGCCCGCGCCAGGAGCCGGTCGGAAAGTTCGGGGAGATCCTCTTCCGTGAGATGTATCCCAACGCAGAAATCAGCTACACCACTGACGAGAAGACTGCCTATACCGACATGGACTTCATCTTCATGCAGATGCGCTCGGGCGGGCTTGAGGGCCGCCGGTCGGATGAGCATACCTGCTTCGATCATGGCATCATCGGCCAGGAGACGGTTGGCGCTGGCGGCATGGCCTACGGCATGCGCTCTATTGGCGACATGATTCATGCTATCCATGCCATCCGCCAGTACTCGCCGATTGCTTGGTGCCTCAATTATTCCAACCCCGCTGCCATCGTGGCAGAGGCTCTGCGTCGCGAGTTCCCGGAAGACAAGCGCATCCTCAATATTTGCGATCAGCCTGAGAATGTTGTGCGTTCCACGAGCCGCCTTCTTGATGTCGACTGGAACGATCTCGAGCCAGTCTACTTCGGCCTCAACCACTACGGCTGGTTCACCCACATGTACTACAAGCCGACGGGCGAGGATCTCATGCCCAAGATTCGCAAGCTTGTGCATGAGAAGGGATTCCTGCCGCAGGATGCAGAGCAGCGCGATCCTTCCTGGCTCGAGACGTATGGCAACGTCCAGATGATGATGGAGGATTACCCTGAGTTCCTGCCGAACACGTACGACCAGTACTACCTCTATCCGCTCTACAAGTTCCAGCATCTGAACGAGGAGCGCATGGCAGCCGGTAACAAGACCCGCGCTGATGAGGTCATCGAAGGCCGCGAGAAGCGTGCGTTCGGCGAGTGCCACCGCTGCATCGATGCCGGCACGACCAAGGGCATCGTCGACATCCACTCTGACGCGCATGCTGAGATGATGATCGAGGTGGCTTCTGCCATTGCTCACAACTCCGGCCGCCGCTACATCATCATCACCGAAAACAATGGCCTCATCAACAACATGCAGGACGATGCAATGGTCGAAGTCGTCGCGGAGCTTACAGCCAATGGTCCGCGCCCGATGGGCGTCGGCAATATCCCGCAGTTTTATCTCGGACTCCTTGTCCAGCAGGTCTCCTGCGAGAAGCTGCTTGTCGATGCGTACTTCGAGCACAGCTACCAGAAGGCGCTTGAGGCAATGACGCTGAACAGGCTCGTGAACGATACGAAGAAGGCCCACGAGATTCTCGACATCCTGATTGAAGAGAACAAGGACTACTGGCCAGAGCTCAAGTAG
- a CDS encoding peptidase dimerization domain-containing protein — translation MAHKGRTWFKLAIKGITAYTSTPWKDTNAIAGAAEAITSIRNQVMALPKDAELGSATIIFGEIKGGKSALCHT, via the coding sequence ATGGCACACAAAGGCCGTACCTGGTTCAAGCTAGCTATCAAAGGCATCACCGCTTACACCAGCACCCCTTGGAAAGACACCAATGCAATCGCCGGAGCCGCAGAGGCTATCACAAGTATCAGAAACCAGGTCATGGCATTACCAAAGGACGCGGAATTAGGCTCGGCAACGATCATCTTCGGGGAGATTAAAGGTGGCAAATCAGCCCTATGTCATACCTGA
- the mtnA gene encoding S-methyl-5-thioribose-1-phosphate isomerase, producing the protein MGDTSNVEAFFDKVITVKMLPDHTAVNIIDQTLLPETIKRINLTTKEEMWDAIKKLRVRGAPAIGVTAAYCIALLASEIEASDFDSFYKEFKADKDYLASSRPTAVNLFWALNRMDQKALFEKDKPLDQIKEDLFVEADKIREEDVQISRNIGEIGYRILKDLKKDGQPVGIMTHCNAGTLATAKYGTATAPMYIALEHGWAGTDMHVYCDETRPLLQGARLTSFELHNAGITTTLQCDNMASILMKSGKIQVVFVGCDRVAKNGDAANKIGTSGVAILAHYYGIPFYVCAPSSTIDMATPTGDQIPIEMRDKDEVTEMWYKERMAPEGIDVFNPAFDVTDHSLITGIITEKGMCHAPYDKAFEKLGIVAK; encoded by the coding sequence ATGGGCGATACCAGCAATGTAGAAGCGTTCTTTGACAAGGTCATCACTGTCAAGATGCTGCCGGACCACACCGCCGTCAACATTATCGACCAGACCCTGTTGCCGGAGACGATCAAGCGTATCAACCTCACGACCAAAGAGGAGATGTGGGACGCGATTAAGAAGCTGCGCGTCAGAGGGGCGCCGGCGATCGGCGTAACTGCAGCGTACTGCATTGCGCTTCTCGCCTCGGAGATTGAGGCTTCTGACTTCGACAGCTTCTATAAGGAGTTCAAGGCGGACAAAGACTACCTGGCTTCCTCCCGTCCGACCGCAGTCAATCTGTTCTGGGCCCTCAACCGGATGGACCAAAAAGCGCTCTTTGAGAAGGATAAGCCGCTCGATCAGATCAAAGAGGACCTCTTTGTTGAGGCGGATAAAATCCGTGAAGAGGATGTTCAGATCTCCCGCAACATCGGTGAGATCGGCTACAGGATCCTGAAGGACCTGAAGAAGGACGGCCAGCCTGTCGGTATCATGACACACTGCAATGCGGGTACCTTGGCCACAGCCAAGTACGGCACTGCGACTGCTCCGATGTATATCGCGTTGGAACACGGCTGGGCCGGCACCGATATGCACGTGTACTGCGATGAGACGCGACCCTTGCTGCAAGGTGCACGCCTGACCTCCTTTGAGCTGCACAACGCGGGCATCACCACGACGTTGCAGTGCGATAACATGGCGTCAATCTTGATGAAGTCAGGGAAGATCCAGGTGGTCTTTGTCGGCTGTGACCGCGTAGCGAAAAACGGGGACGCCGCCAACAAGATCGGTACCTCCGGTGTCGCAATCCTGGCGCACTACTATGGTATCCCGTTCTATGTCTGTGCCCCGAGCTCTACGATTGATATGGCCACCCCGACCGGAGACCAGATCCCCATCGAGATGCGGGACAAGGACGAAGTGACTGAGATGTGGTACAAGGAGCGCATGGCGCCGGAAGGCATCGATGTCTTCAACCCGGCTTTCGATGTCACCGACCACTCCCTGATTACCGGCATCATCACCGAAAAAGGTATGTGCCACGCGCCGTATGACAAGGCCTTTGAGAAGCTGGGGATTGTGGCGAAGTAG